The Arcobacter sp. CECT 8986 DNA window TTATACATAAACTATTTTTTTCTGCTTTATTTAAAGGATTATACCAAGCACCTTCTTGAACTCTAACAATTCCTTTTTTCAAGTTATCAGTTACAATTGCACCTGTTAAAATCTCTCCTCTTTCATTAAATACTCTTACAATATCACCAGATTTAATACCTTTTGCTTTTGCATCTTGAGTATTAATCCATATTGGCTCTCTATTTGATACTGCATACTCTTTTCTTAAAGAAGTATTATTTAATTGAGAGTGTAATCTATGATGAGGATGAGGAGTAATTAAAGCAAATTCTGCTTTTTTATTTTTCATTCCTACCCATTCAGCAGGTTCAAACCATGTAGGATGTGATTTACAATCATCATAATTCATTTTTTCAATTGTTTTTGAATATATCTCAATTTTACCAGATGGAGTTCCAAGTGGATTTAAAATAGGGTCTTCTCTAAAATCAGCATATCTAACATATTGTGTATTTTCAAATGGTGTTTCAAAAGTTACAGGTTTATTTGCTTTCCAAAATTCTTTAAATGTAGGAATTTTTAAATTCATTTTTACTGATTGCTCATAAGCTTGGTTATAAAACTCTTCAATCCATTGCATTTCTGTTTTATTTTGAGTAAATTTATCAAATACTTTAAACTCTTTTGCTAAATCACTAAAAATTTGATAATCATCTTTTGCTTCATACTCTTTTTTAACTGCTTGTTTCATAGGAACAATATTTAAATTAGAGTAATCACCAGTCATTGTAATATCATTTCTTTCATAACTTGTAGTTGTAGGCATTACAATATCTGCCATTCTTGCAGTTGGTGTCCAGTATAATTCATTTACTACAATTGTTCTTGGTTTTTTCCATGCTTTTATTAATGTATTTATATCTTGATGATGTGAAAATGGATTTCCACCAACCCAATATATAAAATCAATATCTGGATAAGTTATCTTTTTACCATTGAAATCCAACTGTTTTCCAGGATTTAATAAAGCTTCAGATATTCTAGCTACTGGAAAGGCATATTTTGCTGCATTTTCTAGCCATGAAGAGCCACCAGTATATTTATTTGAAGTTTCTACATTTGAAGTCATTCCTCCAATTATTGCACCTTTTGTTGTAGGAACTCCACCATTTGAATAATGATAAGATAGACCAAATCCTCCTCCAGGAAGTCCAATTTGACCTAATACACTTGCTAATGTTACTAACATCCAGTGAGGTTGCTCACCATGATGAGCTCTTTGCATTCCCCAACCTGACATAAGCATAGTTCTATTATCGTAGAATAAATTTGCTAACTCTTTAATAGTTTTTTCATCAACTCCACAAATTTTAGAAGCCCATGCTGCATCTTTTACAACTTTGTCCTCTTTTCCATATATATACTCTTTAAATTTATCAAAGCCTTGCGTATATTCACTTAAAAAAGACTCATCATATTTTTTAGCTTCAAGTAAAGTATGAACCATTGCCATCATCATAGCAACGTCAGTATTTGGATTTACAGAAACCCATCTTGCATTTAAGTACTCACAAGTCTCTGTTTTGTAAGGGTCTATACAAATAATTTTCTTACCTGATTTTTTTAACTCTTCAAAATATTTAAATCCATTTTCATCTGTTGAACTCCACGCAATTTTTAATGTTGTTAGAGGATTTGCACCCCAAATAACTACAACTTTTGAGTGCTCTAATACAACAGGCCATGATGTTTGTTGTTCATAAACTTCTATTGTACCAAGTACGTGAGGCATAATAACTTGTGATGCTCCAGTAGAATAATCACCAACAGTTCCAACAAATCCACCAGTTGCAGTCATAAATCTGTGAAGCAGTACTCTTGCATTATGCATATTTCCACTACTTTTCCATCCATAACTACCTGCAAAAACACCTTTTGCACCTTTTTCTTTTCTTGTTTTTTTAAGCTCTTTTGCGATTAATTTTATAGCTTTTTCATAAGGAACTCTAACCCATTGGTCATTTCCTCTTAGATTTGGTTTTGGATTATCTGGATTATCTAAATAAGACTTTCTTACCATTGGATATTTTATTCTATCTTTAGCATAAATCAAATCATCTGTATAAGTTTGTAAAGAGTTTTTTATATCTGAAGTTTTTTGATAAGGTTCTGATTTTATTACTTTTGAATTTTTAATTGTTAGTTTTAACATCCCCCAGTGTGCTGCTGTTAAAACTTCACCATTTTTAACTAATGATGTAGAAAAACTTGATATTGTATTTGCAAGAAGTTCACCTCTTTTTGTCATACTATCTAAAAAAGGAACTGCTGTAAAAAGTGCCGCTATTTTTATAAAATTTCTTCTTTCTTGATTTATATTTTTCATATTATTCACCTTTCATATCTTTTGCATGTTTTTGTAAATATTGAGTTACTAAGTATCTATCCATTTTAGGAATTGCTGTTCTATTAACCATCGCTTTGAACATACTTGGCCATTGATTTGCTGTAAATTCTCCTACTGGATGAGCAGGATGACAAATTGCGCAGTTATTTTTAAATAATTGTTGAGCTTTTGAGTATAAAGAGTCTAAATCTTTTGTAAGGTTATTATCTTTTGTGTAAGCTGTTAGAGTAACTTTAGACCAATTTACACCACTTAAATTTTTTTTAGTAGATAATATTTTTATGTCAAAGTTTGCACTTTTACTAAGTCCTGCAACTAATATTCTTTTCTCTTTTACAAAATATATAGCATTAGGAACACCCTCTTTCATATATCCTTGAACTTCTATTTTTATTTTGTCATTATTTCTTTCCAAAATTGTTATTTTTGAAGTAGGAAGAAGTCTTCCTTTTACTGAACTACTTGTAGAATTTTCATATAGATTTTTTACACTACTAGTATACATAGTTTCACTAGCAAATAATGATACACTAAAAAACAATACCATTAAAAATAATTTTTTTCTCATATGTCTCCTTTACTTTCTATATTTAAATAGATTATAAGAGAAATAAAAGTTTAAATAATTGGAAAATTGTGGCAAAAAAATGGCAAAGAAAAATTTATTTTACTTTTACTGTAAATAAAGCTCCTTCTTTTGTATTTTTTACACTTACAAATCCTTGCATATTATCTTCAATAATTGTTTTTGTCATATAAAGTCCAATTCCTGTACCTTGTTTTGCATGTTTTGTTGTAAAATATGGTTCAAAAATCATATCTATATCTTTTAAGTTTACTCCTTTTGCATTATCACTTATTTTTATTACTGTGAATTTTTTTCCTACTTTTATACTAATTTTAATAAAGGGGTTTTCTATTTTTCTTGAAACTAGTGCATCTTGTGCATTTGAAATAATATTTAATATTGCGTGTGAAAATTCATTTGAATATCCATAAATAATATTATCTTCTTGTACATCAAAAATCAGCTTTATTCTACTATTTTGTAATGATGCATTTATAATTGCAATAGCTTTTTTGCATGATTCTAATACAGAAAAATTATCTTTTGCTTTTGTAGGTTTAAAAAAGTTTTGAAAATCATTGATAGTATTTGACATATGCTGAGTTATTGTATTACAACTTTCAATACTTTCTAAAAGATACTCTTTTTTCAAATCACTATATTTATTTATAGTTTCAAGTTCCATTAAAATAGCATTTATCTCACCTAAAGGTTGTCGCCATTGATGTGCTATATTTCCTATCATCTCTCCCATTGCAGCAAGTTTTGATTGTTGCATCATAAGTTTTTCTTGATTTGTTCTATGTTTTATCTCTTTTTGAATTTGATTTTCTAAACTATCAATAACCTCATTCATTACATTTTTTAAAGTATTTAGCTCTTTGGATTTACCCTCTTTTTTTACTCTTTTCCCTAAACAACCTTGTTTTAAATTATTTAATGTAACAGTTGCTTCTTTTATAAGTTCATAATCATCATGTAAATTATCTTTAATTTGCTTTACTTTTTCATTTATTGCATCGCTCATTAAACCTAACTCATCATTACTTTTTATATCAATATTTAAAGTTTGTTTATAATCTGTTGGATTTTTTAGATAGTCAAAGAAATTACTTAAGCCTTTTTGTACACTCTCAATATCCCTTACTAATTTCATAATAACAGTAAGGTCAAGTAATAAGCCAATAAGCCCAATAGTTAACACTCCAAATATTAAATATATATTATTTCTATCAATACTTTTTTTAAACTTTATAATATTTTTTTCTGAACTATTTAATTTTTGTGTTTGTACTTTTTTTAAATCATCAATTAATATATAAAACTTCTTTCTTTCTATTGTTGAAGTATTTAAAAAAGCATCTTCATTTTGCCCTTTTAGTGAATAATCTCTAGTTTGTAAAGCTATTTTTTTATAATCATTCCAATATCTTTTATTTATATTTATTTTTACTGAAAATTTTTCATCTAAACTATTTATCATTGGAATTATTTTTTTATCTATTTGTTTTTTATACTTTTCATTAGGAGAAATAACTAAAGATAAAATCATCTCTCTTAATGTAAATAAATCTTCTATATAAAACGCTTGTATCTTTTGAGTATCTTGAAAGTTAACAATTATACTTTTTGAATTTTCTAAACTGTATTGATTTATCTTAAAAGCCAACCAAGTAATAAAAAAAAGTGAGATTAAAATACTTATTCCTAAAATTAAGAACTTCTGTCTAATTTTTAGATTTTTCATTTGAAACCTTAGTATTAAACTATCTTATGAAACTTTGTACCCTACGCCAGATAGATTTACTATAAAATCTTTTGGAAGTTTTTTTCTTAGGTTTCTAACTAAAGAACGCAAGGCATTATCTGTCATCACAACATCTTGCCAAACTTCATTTTGCAACTCTTCATAAGAAGTTATATTATTTATATTTTTAAAAAGTAACTCCAAAAATAAAATCTCTTTTTTTGTGAGGGCTATTAGATTTTTATTATGTATTAAAATCTTTTGATTCCAGTCATATTCATAGCCATTTGGCAGTTGTTTGTGAGTTATTTTAAAGTTTGAAACAGAATCTAAACTGTACTCTAATGCTTCAATTAATTTTTCTAAACTAATAGGTTTTACTAAATATTTTTCAATATGCATATCAATTAGTTCTAATAAATACTTTTCAGTTGTATAAGCAGTTTGAACAATAATACAAATATTTTTATTATGTTCTCTTATTTTTTTTATAAATTCTACCCCATCCATATCTGGCATATGTAAATCAGTAATAATTATATCAGCACAAAAAGTTTTTAATACTTCAATTGCTTCTACACCATTTGAAGCCTCTTTAACATTTGCTACGATATATTTCAAAGTAGACACAGTTTTCTGTCTTATGATATCTTCATCTTCAACAAATAAAATATTTAATTCTTTTAAAGTGATATTTGACACAGTAATTCTTTCATAAAATAATAAATTATTAGAATATATATTACCTAATAATTTATTAATTATAAAATTTTTTTATTATTTTTCTTTATTATAAAAAATAACTAATAGTTAAGTAATTTAAAGTTACTATCTTTAAAACAATCTAAGGAATCAAATGGCAAACAACAGTAAAATAAATGAAATTTATGAAAAAATCAAGCAATTAGAAGAAGAATTAAAACAAGAGTATGAAAAAAACAAAGAGAGTTTTCATTTTAAAAAAGCTTTTAATAAATTCCAATTTGATACTGAATATATAAATGAATATAAAAGTAAAGTTATTAACTCGTTCAAATATTTATGGAGAGAAAGAGTTGGAATCATTTTAACTATTCCAATTATATGGTCAGTACTTATACCTGCATTTTTATTAGATATATTTGTTACACTATATCAAAATATTTGTTTTCCTATATATAGAATTCCTAAAGTTATTAGAAAAGAGTATATAATCATAGATAGATATAATCTTTTTTATTTAAATAAAGTACAACAAGTAAATTGTTTATATTGTGAGTATTTTAATGGTCTTATGGGATATGTAAGAGAAGTTGCTGGACGAACAGAACAGTATTGGTGTCCAATAAAACATGCAGAAAAAATGCATGATAACCACTCAAGATATAATAAATTTTTTGATTATGGTGATGCAAAATCATATCAAGAAAACCTAGAGAAAGTAAGAGAAGATTTTGAAGATATAAAAAAGGAAAAATAGATGAATTTAAGATTTAATTTAGAAGATATTTCTCAATTAATAATTGGAGCATTTGCACTTTGCGTTCCTATTTGCTTCTCACAAGAAGCTTGGAATATTGCTGAAACATTGCCTACTTTAAATCTTATTTTATTAGCATTATTAACTATATTTTTTCTTAGTTTTTATGTTTATGGAAGTATTTTCCAATCAAATATAAAATCAAGAGTTTTTGTATTTTTATTTAGAATTATAATTGCCTATATAATTACTATGTTAGTTGTAGCACTTACACTTTTTGCTCTACATAAACTTCCAGTATTAACTGATTTTTTATTATCTATAAAAAGAGTAATTGTAATTTCTATGCCTGCATCAATTGGTGCAATAATAGTTGATGGCTTAGATAAGGAGTAAACTCCTTAATCTAATGCCTCTTGTACTTTTTCACAAATAGTTACATCTTTAAATATATTAGCTTTATCTAAAGCCTCTATTTTTTTAATATGTCTTTTTTTCAAAACCAAAGATATATCTACACCTAAATCTTTTAGTTTTAAAATCAACTCTTCTAAAGTAAAAATTGCAGAAATATCCATAAAAGGAACATTTGTACAATTTATAACTAGTTTTTTTGTATCTAAAAGTTTATTTATCTCTTCTTCAAAAAATGAAGCAGAACCAAAGAAAAAAGCTCCATTAATATCTAATACACGAACTTCACTATTCTCTTCATTTAGATTGTTATTCTCTTTATTTTTTTCCAATGAAATTTTTAGATTTGCTTCTTTTGATATTCTATAAACTATCAATAAAGAAGCAAGAGTTATTCCAACTCCAACAGCCATAATTAAATCAACAAAAACAGTTAAAAGAAAAACTATAACCATTACAATCATATCATTTCTAGGAGCAAATTTTACAACTTTTAAAAATTTATAGTCTAATATATCTAAACCTACTTTCATTAAAATTCCAGCTAATACAGCAAGGGGAATTTTTGAAGCAATAGGAGCTAAAAATAGTACGATTAATAGTAAAACAACTGCATGAATTATTCCTGAAAGTTTTGTTCTACCACCACTTTTTACATTTACTACTGTTCTCATAGTAGCACCTGCTCCTGGAATACCACCGATTAGTGATACTAAAGTATTACCAATTCCCTGACCTATTAACTCTTTATTTGAATTATGTTTTGTTTTTGTAATAGAATCAGCAACTAAAGATGTCAACAATGTATCAATAGTTCCTAATAATGCCAATGTAATAGCTAATATTATAATATTTTTACTATTTGCAAAATCAAAACTTGGCAATGAAAAGTTTGGCAAAGAAGTAGGAATTTCGCCAATTGTTTTAATATCAAAACCAAGAACAACACTTACAATAGTCATTGAAGTCAATGCTAATAATGCAGGAGGAACTATATTTGCTATTTTTTTAGGAGTTCCTAACATTATCAGTAAAGTAAGTGCAGATAATAATAATGCCTTATAATTAATGTTTGAAAATGTATCACTAAGATGAGATATAGTTCCCATTACAGAACTTTGAGTATCCACTCCAACAAAAGGGTTTATTTGTAGAATTATTATGATTATTCCAATTCCACTCATAAAACCTGATATAACAGGATAAGGAATATATCTTACGAACTTTCCAATTTTTAAAACACCAAATAATATTTGAAATATACCTGCAAGAAAAACTACGCACATTACTGCTTTTAAATCATTATGAAATACAGTAATTGTACTTGCCATTACAACAGTCATCGGCCCTGTTGGACCAGAAATTTGAGAATCAGTTCCACCAAATAAAGAAGCAAAGAATCCTAATACTATTGCTCCATAAAGTCCAGCAACTGCTCCTGCTCCACTTGCAACACCAAAAGCTAAGGCTAAAGGCAGTGCAATAATAGCAGCTGTAAGACCACCAAAAAAGTCACCTTTTAAATTTGACAATTATTCACTCCTTTTATAATTTACCTAAAAGATAAAAATAAGTTCAACTTATTTATCTTTGCGTGAAGTGTACTCCTTTTTTCCTTATAGTATATTTTTTTCTTTGTTATATATCTGTCACTAAACAGCCTATATTTCGACACTTTATTTTTATACTTAATCCAGATTTTAGAATCATCAATCAAAACATAAACTACTCTTTTTTGTTTAAATTTTAGAAATCTATTTTTTCTTTTTTCAAAAGTTAGATTTATTTTGTATTGATTATTTCCAATAAGTAAAATATCACTTTTTTTTAGTTTATATTTTCCATCAATAACATTTCCCAAAGCATCTACTTTTAAAGTTGCTTTTTCTATTGTAAATGGTGCAGAATTATTAAAATTCTCAATATCATCTAATGAAAAAGAACTACTCTTAGCAAAAAGTAAACCTGAAATAAAAAATATCAATATAAAAACTTTTTTCATTGTATTTCCTTTTTTATTTGATACAATGATTTTAAAAGATTTTTGTGGAAGAATCGTTTATTTTATAAAGGATTAGAAAATGAAAACATTTGATTTAATTATAATAGGTGCGGGAAGAGGAAGTAATCTTGCAGCAAAAGCAGCTAAACTTGGAAAAAAAGTTGCAATTATAGAAAAAGATAAGCTAGGTGGAACTTGTCCAAATAGAGGTTGTGTACCTTCTAAACTTCTTATTGGCTATGCAAATAAAATAAGAGAAATAAAATCATCAAAAAAACACTATATAAAATCATTTATTGATAATATTGATGTAGAAAAAATCTTTGAAGATACTAATAATTATATTGATTCAATAGAAGATATCTACCAAAATAAATTCAATGAAAATGTGACTGTTTATAAAGGTGAAGCTTCATTTGTAAAAAATAAAATCATAAAGATAAATGATGAAGAAATAACTGCTGAGAATATAGTAATATCAACAGGTACAAGACCAGCTAAACCTTTAATAGATAGTGCATGGACAAGTGATGATATATTTCCTTTAAAAGAGATTCCTCAATCTATTACGATTGTTGGAGCTGGATTTATTGCTTGTGAATTAGCAAATTTCTTTGATGCAATAGAAGTAAAAACAGTTCAATTAGTAAGAGGTGAAACGCTACTTGAAAATGAAGATAAAGATATTCAAGATATTTTCAAAAAAGAGTATACCAAAAATGTAGATGTAAGATTTAATTCATCAATAAAAGAAGCAAAAAAAGTAAATGATTATTTTCAAATAGAGCTTGAAGATGGAACAAATATAGAAACACAAGCACTTTTATATGCAATAGGAAGAGTTTCAAATGCAGATACATTATCTTTAGAAAATACAGATATACAACTTACAAAAAGAGGTTTTATAAAAAGAGATGAGTTTTTTGAAACAGATGTAAAAGGTGTTTATGTAGTAGGTGATGCAAGTGGAGAAAATATGCTTCAACATGCAGCTGCTTATGAAGTAAATCATTTAAGTAAAATACTTTTGGAAGATAAAATCAAACCTCTAAAATTCAAATATATGCCTCATGCAGTATTTTCTCATCCAGAAATTGCAAGTGTAGGATTAACAGAACAAAAAGCAAAAGAGTTAAATCTAAATTATGTCGTTTCAATTACAAACTGGAAAGCAAGTGCAAAAGCACAATCATTAAAACTAGATTACCCAAGAACTAAATTCATCTTAAATCCATACACATATGAAATATTAGGATGCCATTTAATCGGTTTTGAAAGTGCAACAATAATTCATCAAGTATTAGCAATAATGCATATTGACAATGATATAAGACATTTAAAAGATATGTTGTATATTCATCCTGCATTAAGTGAAGTTTTATTGCCAGCAGCTGTAAATGCAGTAAAGGTTATAGAAGAGTATAAAAAGTCACAAGAAGTGTGACTTTTTATCTAATTAATTATTTTGCAAGATTTTGAGCTACAAAATCCCAGTTAACTAATTTCCAGAAATTTTCTAAATATGCTGGTCTTGCGTTTCTACAGTCAATGTAATATGCATGTTCCCAAACATCACAAGTTAATAAAGGAGTTAAACCTTCAGTAATTGGTGTTGCAGCATTTGGAGTAGAAATAATACTTAATTTTCCACTTGCATCTTTTACTAACCAAGCCCAACCTGAACCAAAGTGTCCAACAGCTTTATTTGTAAATTCTGTTTTAAATTCTTCAACTGAACCAAAATTTTCAACTAATGCAGCTTCTAATTCAGAAGAAACAGTTGTTTCATTTGGAGTTAAACTATTCCAGAAGAAATCATGATTGAAAACTTGAGCAGCATTATTAAAAACCCCACCTTCTGAATCTTTTATTATATCTACTAATGTTGAGTCTTCGTGCTTTGTACCTGCAATTAATTCATTTAATTTGTTTACATATGTTTGATGGTGTTTACCATAATGAAATTCTAAAGTCTCTTTAGACATTAAAGGTGCTAAAGCATCTAGGCTATAAGGTAAAGTCATTAATTCATGTTTCATTTTTAATCCTTTGTTAATTTTGTTTTCATATTTTGAGAATACTACTAAAAGCTTAAAAGAATTATTATACATAAAAACTAATTTTTATTTTAAGACAATTTTTGTCCTCTTTAGAATTTACTTTTATCTATATAGATGAAGAATTTTTCCTTTATAAGGATGGTCTAAATAATCAGCAGTTGTTTTTTTAGATATTGAAGTAAATCCATACGAGGCCATTTTTTTACAAAAAGTATTATGATTTCCTCTAACAGGGTCGATGATTATAATTTCGCAGTTTTTCTTACTATATAAATTTATAAAAGAAGACAATAAATCTACATGAGTTCTTTCATACAAGACATCACTACCGATAATAAGATCAAACTTCTCTACTACTGGCTTATTATTATGCCAATCTGCTTGAAAATATTCAATTTTGTGTTCACTATTTAATAAACTATTATATTTTAAAAATTTTCCAACTTCTGGATGATAATCAGTTGCAGTTATATTTGCATCTCTTTCATTTAAAACTAAACTTGCAAGACCAAGTCCACAACCAAGTTCTAAAATACGTTTGTTTTTAATATTGTAAGTTGCCATTATATGTGCTAATACTTTAGAAGAATCCCAAAGTACACCAAATATTGGCCATTGTGCAGAGGAAATACCCATTTTTTTGGCTATACCATATTTATCAGAAAATTGCTGATTATCTTTTAACATAGTTAAATGAATATCAAAATTTTCAACTTCGACGGTTTCATATTTGACTTTATAATTATCATGTATAAACATAAAATACCTTAATATAATTAATTGAAATAATATAATGATGGTATTAGGAAGTAGATTTTACTTAAGTTATTAGGCAGAATTTATTTGATAAAAACCAATTTTCAATTTTTAGTTGTTTTTTTCATTCTACCTAAGTTATTTTAAAAGTTCCTTTCTTAGCATATTTCTTGAATATTTATCAACTAAAGAAAATATTTTATCAATATCATCTTTTCTTTCACTTTTTTTATGTCCTTTTACTTTTATGATTTCAAAGTCATATTTTTCATATAATAAAAAAAACTCTTTATATAACTCTTTATTTTTTACAATTTTTCCTGTCTTTGTTAGATAATTATTTGATTGTAATTTATCTTTTCTACTTAATAAAGATAAAATATTTTGACAATCAGTATATACTATAAACTTATCTTTTAAATTAATATCTTTTAGTGCCCATATAAAAGTTTGTAACTCTAATTTTGTAGAAGAAGTATCTTCAAATAGTTTTGACTTGATTTTTGTTGTATCACAATGATTAATATCATCACAAAATAAATAAGAACCAAAACCAATCTTTTTTTGAGGATTTACGCTTCCATCTACAAATATACTATAAATTTTTTCCATTAAAAATTATAACATTAATACTATAAACCTAACTTGCTCATAGAAAATATAAATTTAATTCTTTTTGTCAAGAAAAAATAAGTAAACTTATATAAAATAAGAAAAATACAAAAGGTAAATAATGAAATTTGATAAATTATATAAAGGTAAATTAATAAAAAGATACAAAAGATTTTTGGCAGATATAAAGTTGGATAATGATGAGATTATTACAGCACATGTACCAAATAGTGGAGCGATGACATCTTGTATTGAAGAGAACTGTCCTGTATGGGTAAGCTTTCATGATAATCCAAAAAGAAAATTAAAATATACATTAGAACTTACAAAAATGGGTGAAAACTTAATATGTACAAATACAGGTGTTGCTAATAAAATAGCAATTGAAGCAATAAAAAATGGAACAATAAAAGAACTTCAAGGTTACGATAGTTTAAAACCAGAACAAAAATATGGACAAAATAGCAGAATTGATATATTACTTGAAAATAATGACAGTGATAAAAAATGCTATGTTGAGATAAAAAGTGTAAGTTTAAAACTAGAAGATTCACTTGCCTTTCCAGATGCAGTAACAACAAGAGGTACAAAACATTTAAATGAACTAAGAGATATGGCAAGACAAGGTCATAGAGCAGTAATGTTATATGTAATTCAAAGAACTGATGATGAAAACTTTAGACTTGCAAAAGAGATAGATACTAAATATTATGAAACATTTCAAGAAGTAATAAAAGAAAATGTTGAAGTTTTAGTATATCAATCTTCAATAAATCTAGAAGAGATATTTATAAGTAAAAGTAAAGAAATAAAATAATTTATTCTTATAATATTTTCTTAAAGTTATATAACTTATAATTATATAAAATCTATTAAGGAAACTTATATGAATAAATTTGATAAAATTAGAAGTTTTTGCAGACCTGTTAGAATTTTAATTGGTATAGCTCTTATAATTGCAGGATTTGTAACAGGGATTGCTTGGTTTTATTTAGGAATTATTCCTTTAGTAATAGGACTTACAAATTTTTGTCCTCTTTGTATGATTACTAAAAAGTGTAGTATTTGATAGAACTAAAGTTTTTCTTTAGTTCTGTCTTAAAATAGTTTTGTTTTTACCTGTTCCTTTGGCTTCATAAAGACCTTTATCTGCGTCTTT harbors:
- a CDS encoding SulP family inorganic anion transporter, coding for MSNLKGDFFGGLTAAIIALPLALAFGVASGAGAVAGLYGAIVLGFFASLFGGTDSQISGPTGPMTVVMASTITVFHNDLKAVMCVVFLAGIFQILFGVLKIGKFVRYIPYPVISGFMSGIGIIIIILQINPFVGVDTQSSVMGTISHLSDTFSNINYKALLLSALTLLIMLGTPKKIANIVPPALLALTSMTIVSVVLGFDIKTIGEIPTSLPNFSLPSFDFANSKNIIILAITLALLGTIDTLLTSLVADSITKTKHNSNKELIGQGIGNTLVSLIGGIPGAGATMRTVVNVKSGGRTKLSGIIHAVVLLLIVLFLAPIASKIPLAVLAGILMKVGLDILDYKFLKVVKFAPRNDMIVMVIVFLLTVFVDLIMAVGVGITLASLLIVYRISKEANLKISLEKNKENNNLNEENSEVRVLDINGAFFFGSASFFEEEINKLLDTKKLVINCTNVPFMDISAIFTLEELILKLKDLGVDISLVLKKRHIKKIEALDKANIFKDVTICEKVQEALD
- a CDS encoding DUF2391 family protein produces the protein MNLRFNLEDISQLIIGAFALCVPICFSQEAWNIAETLPTLNLILLALLTIFFLSFYVYGSIFQSNIKSRVFVFLFRIIIAYIITMLVVALTLFALHKLPVLTDFLLSIKRVIVISMPASIGAIIVDGLDKE
- a CDS encoding response regulator transcription factor, encoding MSNITLKELNILFVEDEDIIRQKTVSTLKYIVANVKEASNGVEAIEVLKTFCADIIITDLHMPDMDGVEFIKKIREHNKNICIIVQTAYTTEKYLLELIDMHIEKYLVKPISLEKLIEALEYSLDSVSNFKITHKQLPNGYEYDWNQKILIHNKNLIALTKKEILFLELLFKNINNITSYEELQNEVWQDVVMTDNALRSLVRNLRKKLPKDFIVNLSGVGYKVS
- a CDS encoding sensor histidine kinase, which produces MKNLKIRQKFLILGISILISLFFITWLAFKINQYSLENSKSIIVNFQDTQKIQAFYIEDLFTLREMILSLVISPNEKYKKQIDKKIIPMINSLDEKFSVKININKRYWNDYKKIALQTRDYSLKGQNEDAFLNTSTIERKKFYILIDDLKKVQTQKLNSSEKNIIKFKKSIDRNNIYLIFGVLTIGLIGLLLDLTVIMKLVRDIESVQKGLSNFFDYLKNPTDYKQTLNIDIKSNDELGLMSDAINEKVKQIKDNLHDDYELIKEATVTLNNLKQGCLGKRVKKEGKSKELNTLKNVMNEVIDSLENQIQKEIKHRTNQEKLMMQQSKLAAMGEMIGNIAHQWRQPLGEINAILMELETINKYSDLKKEYLLESIESCNTITQHMSNTINDFQNFFKPTKAKDNFSVLESCKKAIAIINASLQNSRIKLIFDVQEDNIIYGYSNEFSHAILNIISNAQDALVSRKIENPFIKISIKVGKKFTVIKISDNAKGVNLKDIDMIFEPYFTTKHAKQGTGIGLYMTKTIIEDNMQGFVSVKNTKEGALFTVKVK
- a CDS encoding cytochrome C, producing the protein MRKKLFLMVLFFSVSLFASETMYTSSVKNLYENSTSSSVKGRLLPTSKITILERNNDKIKIEVQGYMKEGVPNAIYFVKEKRILVAGLSKSANFDIKILSTKKNLSGVNWSKVTLTAYTKDNNLTKDLDSLYSKAQQLFKNNCAICHPAHPVGEFTANQWPSMFKAMVNRTAIPKMDRYLVTQYLQKHAKDMKGE
- the torA gene encoding trimethylamine-N-oxide reductase TorA, which produces MKNINQERRNFIKIAALFTAVPFLDSMTKRGELLANTISSFSTSLVKNGEVLTAAHWGMLKLTIKNSKVIKSEPYQKTSDIKNSLQTYTDDLIYAKDRIKYPMVRKSYLDNPDNPKPNLRGNDQWVRVPYEKAIKLIAKELKKTRKEKGAKGVFAGSYGWKSSGNMHNARVLLHRFMTATGGFVGTVGDYSTGASQVIMPHVLGTIEVYEQQTSWPVVLEHSKVVVIWGANPLTTLKIAWSSTDENGFKYFEELKKSGKKIICIDPYKTETCEYLNARWVSVNPNTDVAMMMAMVHTLLEAKKYDESFLSEYTQGFDKFKEYIYGKEDKVVKDAAWASKICGVDEKTIKELANLFYDNRTMLMSGWGMQRAHHGEQPHWMLVTLASVLGQIGLPGGGFGLSYHYSNGGVPTTKGAIIGGMTSNVETSNKYTGGSSWLENAAKYAFPVARISEALLNPGKQLDFNGKKITYPDIDFIYWVGGNPFSHHQDINTLIKAWKKPRTIVVNELYWTPTARMADIVMPTTTSYERNDITMTGDYSNLNIVPMKQAVKKEYEAKDDYQIFSDLAKEFKVFDKFTQNKTEMQWIEEFYNQAYEQSVKMNLKIPTFKEFWKANKPVTFETPFENTQYVRYADFREDPILNPLGTPSGKIEIYSKTIEKMNYDDCKSHPTWFEPAEWVGMKNKKAEFALITPHPHHRLHSQLNNTSLRKEYAVSNREPIWINTQDAKAKGIKSGDIVRVFNERGEILTGAIVTDNLKKGIVRVQEGAWYNPLNKAEKNSLCINGSANILTKDIPTSKLANGNSSNTALVNIEKYTKKAPDLTIFKQPS